The DNA window TGCTTGGAGTCGAACCAAAATGAAGTTCCTCCCAGACCAGGTCGTCGTGCGCCTGCAAGCCGGGATGCAGACTCCCGATCTTTCCGGCACACGCTATCGTGCGCTTGAACTTCTTGGCCATGGCGGCATGGGCACGGTATGGCTGGCGCATGATTCCATTTTGCAGCGACCCGTCGCGCTCAAGGTCCTTGTGGCGGAAAACAGCTCGGCTGATCTGGCCGCGCGGCTCATGCAGGAAGCCGTGGTGCTGGCCCGACTGGAACATCCCGGCATTGTTCCCGTGCATGACGCCGGTACACTCCACGATGGCCGCACGTTTTATTGTATGAAACACGTAGAAGGCCAGACGCTTGATCGTTACGCGCTCAAACTGCCCCTGCGTGAAAGACTGCGTCTCGTCCAGCGCATCGCTGAGCCGCTGGCATTTGCCCATTCCCGCGGCATCATCCATCGTGATCTCAAGCCCGCCAACGTCATGGTTGGTTCTTTTGGTGAGGTGCTGATCGTGGACTGGGGACTGGCGAAGATCATGGGCAGCGCATCGGCGGCGGATCAAGTCTCACAGCATGTCACGGATGCAACCGGACTATCCTCGACCGGGACACAAGTGTCAGGGCACGAGTTTACTCGTGCCGTCCAGGACCCCTTAAGATCCGGGGCTTTAGCCCCTGAAAATGCTCTAGCCACCACAGCGCACGGTTCCGTTCTCGGTACCCCCGG is part of the Terriglobia bacterium genome and encodes:
- a CDS encoding serine/threonine protein kinase; this translates as MKFLPDQVVVRLQAGMQTPDLSGTRYRALELLGHGGMGTVWLAHDSILQRPVALKVLVAENSSADLAARLMQEAVVLARLEHPGIVPVHDAGTLHDGRTFYCMKHVEGQTLDRYALKLPLRERLRLVQRIAEPLAFAHSRGIIHRDLKPANVMVGSFGEVLIVDWGLAKIMGSASAADQVSQHVTDATGLSSTGTQVSGHEFTRAVQDPLRSGALAPENALATTAHGSVLGTPGYMAPEQECGDVNVIDQRTDVFALGSILKYLLQEPPGSRQHEAYARPLQAICAKAMSAEISARYASVQELAADVGRYLDGMPVTAYRENIFERTARLVGRNRVAVVLVLAYLFMRLLFILFSRR